The DNA sequence AGCCAGGACTGGCGCAGCGGCTTCAAGAGGAGGCGAGTCGGTGGCCATTGCTAGCGATTCGCTCAGAGGACCAACTTCTGGATCCGCATAAACGCCAAGCTGATGTCTTGCGTGCTTAGCGGAGACTCTCCGGAAGTCCGTAGCGCCGCCATGCAGGTTCCCGGATCGATCCTCGTTGGCAGTACTAGTATTGGCCATGATGGTAGAGTAAGGGGCCATGCGCGGCATCGTGACGGCGGCATATTCGCACGAGAGGCCCTTGTCGAGGCATCGAGAGCAGCGGGGGAGAGTCAGGCTGCAGCGCGCTTTTGCCTTTCTGCACTGGACGCACGTCTTTTTCCTGGATATGGGCATCTTTCTCTTTACTCTACAGGatatgaagacgatgagatCAAAATTTACAAACTCTACTTGGAGATGAAGGTTGAGATGTGAATGTCCGTAAAAGGAAAGACACGGCCATTAAGCGACTTGGTATTAGTCAAGGGCGGGCGGATAATATCTCCGTGGTATCGGAGTTCGCGTGGGTCTCATGCCGGAGTTCAAGTGGATCTCGGTCAGGGGGGCAGCGAAGGCACCATGGCTTGATTGATGAAATCTTGTGGCGCCAGATTCGTCGTCTTAATAGGTTAGACGTAGTCACGCAGTTGCAGTTTGGGGATGGGGCGTATCGAGACGGGGCGTATTAGATTACCGCCTACTACAGTACGCGAGTCTTAGTTAATCGACAAGAGACAAATTAATTCCCGACTGCAGGCGGCGGTTGATTTGATCCTTCTGGTACCAACTCTGGCGGAATTCCGATCTTGTATGGATGGCGTCATTAATAATGCGATGCTGGATGAAGACTCAATACGACACGAGTGAAACTATGATGGCGAGATATAGAATCAATGCCAATgaggggaaggggggggacTGGAGCTCATATGTCTAGAGTACAAATACTGCCTCGAGTCCTTGAATAGATgagtgaagaagagcacaCAATTCCAttaccatcgccatcataTCTCTTACAAGTCAATCACTTGAATACAGCAACTAACAAGCAGCTTCGTATTCATCCTAACACAATCATCGACATGGCCCCTATTCGAGTTGGTATCATTGGTctcggcgccaaagaagctggaCTCCTTTCCGTCGGATCTtgggctgcttctgctctccTCCCATCCTTTCTCAACTCGCCTCACTACGAGGTCGTTGCCGTGAGCAACTCTTCCGTGGCATCTTCTCAGCGATCCATCGACTTCCACAAGCTGGGCCCCAACGTCAAGGCTTACGGCAGCCCGGAGGACATTGCCAACGACCCCAATGTTGACCTGGTGGCCGTGTCCATCAATGTTGGACACCACTACGTTGTGACCAAGCCTGCACTTTTAGCCAAGAAGCAAGTCTTTGTGGAATGGCCCCTTGGAGCAAACACGGTAGAGGCAGAGGAATTGACAAAGCTGGCGAGGGACGCCAACCTGAAGACGATTATTGGAACGCAGTTCATTTCTGATCCCGCCCTTGTCAAACTCAAGGAGCTCGTCGCCAGCGGTGCCATTGGCAAGGTCACGAGCTCAGAGGCTCAGTTGGCGCCCACCTTTGGACCTCCCGACGTCTGGGGAGCTGATGCAACTTACTACTTGGATCTCAAGACCGGTGGTAACGAATTCCATATTGCACTGGCCCACTGTAAGTGCAATCCAACACGTACATTTGCCATCTGGGCAACAACAGAAGCTAATGGTGACACACAAAATAGTCCTTGCAGGCTTTGTGGATGTGTTGGGCGACTTTGCTACCGTCAAGGCGTCGTTTGCCACACAATATCCCACAGTCAAGCTTCTCGACCACAGCACTGGCAAGATTGTCAACCCGTCATTTCCCAGAAAGGCCCCGGACCACATGTTCGTCCAAGGCGTCCTCAACAGCGGTGCCCTCGCCAGCGTCAACTATCGCCGGACGACGGACATTGTTGGCAAGACCACGCGCTGGATCATCACCGGTACAGAGGGCGAGATCGAGTTCACCATTGACGGGCCCATGCTGCAGATGGGTAGCCACCCGCGAGAAATCCGTATCAAGACTGCCAAGGATGAGGCTGGAGGTAGAGTCGTTGCGTGGGGAGAGGGCACGCCGGCTCATGTTGAGAGCGTAGCATTCCCGGGACAGAACACGGCGTATCTGTTTGATGCTTTTGCTACGCGCAAGGCTCCCGATTTTGAGGATGCGTTGAGGCTGCACAAGCTCTTGGACAGAATCCTTGAGGATGCGAAGCCCACGTACGATTAAGATGCGTGTAATGTCTGATATCGCTATTAGATAGCTCGTATTCAGGATTTTCTTTTGTAGCGCTGATAAGCTCTTCAATTTACTTGGAAGTTATGATTGAGTGCCATGAAGCTAACCAGAGAATAACGACATGGTCCATCTTACAGTGAAGTGTGTATCGTATCTATAGAGAGACATCTTGAGTTGTGAAAGCCATTATTATTGTTACAAGCATATATAAAACCCATATTTAAAATGGGATAGGAAGGGGCCGGCGAAGCTGCTTCGGGGCAGTAATAGCCGCGCGCTCGCAACCATCAAGTGCATGTACGTAACTTTGATAGCGGCAATAATATGCTGGCTACATACATGTAATAAGCGCCCGCCTGGCTGAACTTTTCATGTCTTTAAGCAGAGAGCTTCAACCATGTTGTCGTCGGCTTTTGGTGATGCAAAAGCACGAACTACATCCTAAGAGGGCGCCGTTGACGTCTTGTAGTAAAAGAAGTATGAGACGCGTAATTTGTAATCTCGTAGACAAACAGTCTAAGAGCACAAGGCCACAATGTAGTGCAAGCTAGCGTTGGTGGTTATATGGAATCGAATTATAGCGGCACGCGATGTTGTGGTTGCCGGCAGCTCGTATTGTGATTGCTAGCTACCTATAAACTCTGCAGTTGATACTTTCCAACCAACGAAAGCTATGAATTCCAGCCTCTTATTGACCTTTGAGACAAGTCATCTAGAGTGTCGtatggcaaagaagagattgtaGCTGGCTAGACCATTTGAGGAAGTACGTCTCATCTAGCTACATGCACCATTGTGCGAGTCTCGGCCAGTAAGTAGAATGGTATGATATCTTGATAGAGTGGGACTCATACAAAAACGCCAACTTTATCCAATTTGCTAGTTGAACGTCCAATGAGTAAGGCTTGAGTAATGATTCCAGTTGAATCAAGCATTGTATATGCAGCAGCCTTATCAATCCGTCATATGACAACAAACTAATGGAATTTGCTCCACTACATTTCTCTGTTGGTGAAATTAATCCATCAATAGCATGTTATCGTGAGATTGTTCAAGGCAAAACATGTTCTCGGCTGCTCGCTAAGATATACCAGATTCAACCACGCGCAGATTTTTAGTAGCCAATTTACGTTACATTACCGTGCTAGTtccagagaagaagctgcagaagaaTAGCAATCGGACAAGCAATTGCTAGCTGCGGGAAATCGCTAAAAAAGCGGACATTCGGGCGGTATTGGCATCGGCATTATTATCAAATGAGTCTCGAAGCGCATCGCAGGTATGACGATAGTTCTCTCTTGGCTCATCTCAAAATATACCCGTCGGATTGCCTTCcttgaggagatggagcctTCATCGCCCGAACGCTTGAACCAAAGATATAATAAGTGCTGTCGATCTATATTTCCCAAGCTACAGTCTTGCCGTCGTTAGTATATTTACCCGTCGGCCTCACCCCGCATTTCGGCTTGATCTCTACGatcttcaagatcaagatgcAGTCGTAGTGCAGCAATTGGATTATAAAAGCTTGATACCAACCATTGACTGTTTAATGTTTGAATGAAGATGCGACATGCAGCATTGATATCACCCAAAGTCGTTGTCTTTCTAACATGAGAGCCCAAACTGGCTTTTAACAGCTTCATACTTGGGACATTGGATATTCTGGTCGGCTAATTCGCCTACCTCGCCTTACAATGAGACTCCTTCGGCTGGGCTTAGCCCGGCTCTCATTTCTCTTGATTGCCTTCTTCGTTGCCTCTTCTTATCAAACATGCACGTCCGATGACGATTGCAGCCTTAATGGCGTTTGCGGAAAAAATGGCGTCTGCAAGTGTGATCCGGCTTGGACTGGTGATGACTGTGGTGCCCTCGACATCCGTCCTGCTAAACGGCCAAGCGGCTACAATCTGACGGCAGAGGGCACATCGTCATGGTGCTCCAAGATCGTCAAGGACCCGTGGGAGAAGAACTTGTATCATCTTTTTGCGTCCGAGTTTACACACGGCTGTGGTCTTGACTACTGGGCTCCGTATAGCCGCATCATCCGTGCTGAATCTCATACGGGCCCTGCTGGCCCTTACACCTTTGCCGCTGAGGTTATGGGAACGTTCGCCCACAACCCGAATGTTGTGTATAGCCCGGCTGATCGAGAATGGCTCCTGTATTACATCGGATGCCCCACGAATGTAACAACAGACTCCTGCCAGTCACAGAGCTTCACCTGCGGACCAGGAAATGACAACAATGGAGAGAGTGGTATTTCCGTGCTCAGCAGCAAAGATCTCCGGAACTGGGATTTCAAGGGACAGGTGATGCAGGGCGACAATACTGGCGACTGGGATGCCGATGTGACCAACCCTGCCCCGTTTCCCTTGTACGCCAGCTCTTGCTCGAGGACAGGCGCATACGCAAATGGCCAACACTGCGCTGGTCACACCGATGCCATGCTATTGGTATACCGAGGCTGTCCATACAATTGTGGTGGCGCCGAGCAGATCAACGTAGCCATCTCAGAGACCGGCTTTGAAGGCCCTTACACGAAGATCGAGGCAGACCCCATCTTCAACGACGGCAATGAGGATCCATTCGTCTGGCGCGATAAGCGAGGAAACTTCCACATGCTTCTGCATTCTCTTGaggcagatggaggctttGGTTCGGGACCCAAGGTCGGCCGACATGCCTGGGCCAAGAACTATACCGGGCCATGGACATTTGGCAGCCAAACGCTGGCATTTAGCACCGAGGTGGAATATGATGATGGGACAACCATCAACTTTTACCGCAGGGAGAGGCCAGAGCTATACTTTTCCGACGACGGGCTGATGACGCCGCTGTTGCTTACTACTGGCGTGCAGCCTCAGAATAGCCCTCAGAGCTACAGCATTGTTGTACCTCTGGGAGCTGCTGGAGTGAAGGCTCAGGGTAAATAATGGTTTAGCTTAGGAAAAGATTAAAATTTGATTTGGTTCCATTCAGTTGATTTGCATAAATTGCTTGACCTCTGTAAAACAAATGGTAGCCCAGGATGGTGACACAAAGTTTCTACAGCTCTTCTGAGGCTGTTGTCAAGAATTTGAATTACTAAATAGAATTGTACTCATAATGTCATGATCAATCTAACTTTTGAGCTCCATAGGGCTAcaataaaaattaaaagcgGTTTACAGAGCATATCTGAATGAAGTGTTCTCTTTGTCAGACAAGTCTTCGAGGGCTTTGTCAAAGGTAGGCGGTCCATAGAGTTTCGTTCGATTCTTGTTCTCTCTATCCAGCATAACGCGAACCACTGGAgcaaggaagaagcaaacaGCAAAGCAAACCAGAATGCCTGTAAAGCTCTGACTAAAAGCGGGAGCGAATTTCCTGGGGGGAGATCAGAATTAGCATTTCAACAAGACTTCTAGTCAATATGAAGCAACATGAGCTGTAACTTACTGGTCGAAGAGCAGAGAACCGGTAACATTGCCCAATGAATAGCCGATGAAAGTTCCGGCAGCGTATACGGCCTTTTTAGTATAACCGCCTGCATTCGAGGTTCCCAGGCCAATGCATTGGACCCAAGCTGCCGAGAAAAAATTGAGAAGGTAGAAACCAAAGATCTTTGCGCCCTTATTGTCGACTTTCCAACTGCAATGTGTGTGAGTAAcgcttataaaaaagaaatatggGATGGAATGAACATACAGCAATGAACACCCCAGAATCACCGGAAGACAAGAGAGTGAGATGATGTAGAATCGAGAGTTGTTCCAGTGTCTACCAAGATATCCTGAGCCCAAGACGCAAATGAAAGCCATGGCGCCAGTTGGAAGATTGAGCAAGAGAGAATCATAAGCATTGAATCCCATGCCACTGAACACGATGGATGCAAATTGAGTAACCACGGCTGCGCCTGTGCAGCTCAGTAAAGAAAGGATTATAAGTCCCCAGAACTGATATTCCAAGAGTGCCTCCATGATCTGGGAGAGGTTCACAGTTGTGTTTGTGGTGCCTGCATTATTAAGACGCATGCGCTCAATCACGCGCTCTCTCTCGCTTTCTGTAAAGCCCTTGGCTAGTTCCGGAGTATCAGGGAAGATGAAAAGTAGTGCGATGCCCCAGAGGAAAGAAAGACTTCCTGCAAACAGATACATTATCTGCCATGGATGCAGACGGTTGCTCTGGATATGAGCCAGTCCAAAGTTGATTACGGGAGAAATTAACAATGAGCCGCCGCTGAATGAGAACCAAATGCTAGATCGCAAGACTTGCTCTTGTTTGGTATACCAcatgccgacgacgagcatGAATATTGGGTTGACGCCGGCTTCAACGACGCCGAGAAAGAATCGATTCGCCAGAATGCCAGAGTAC is a window from the Trichoderma atroviride chromosome 5, complete sequence genome containing:
- a CDS encoding uncharacterized protein (EggNog:ENOG41~SECRETED:SignalP(1-29)), encoding MRLLRLGLARLSFLLIAFFVASSYQTCTSDDDCSLNGVCGKNGVCKCDPAWTGDDCGALDIRPAKRPSGYNLTAEGTSSWCSKIVKDPWEKNLYHLFASEFTHGCGLDYWAPYSRIIRAESHTGPAGPYTFAAEVMGTFAHNPNVVYSPADREWLLYYIGCPTNVTTDSCQSQSFTCGPGNDNNGESGISVLSSKDLRNWDFKGQVMQGDNTGDWDADVTNPAPFPLYASSCSRTGAYANGQHCAGHTDAMLLVYRGCPYNCGGAEQINVAISETGFEGPYTKIEADPIFNDGNEDPFVWRDKRGNFHMLLHSLEADGGFGSGPKVGRHAWAKNYTGPWTFGSQTLAFSTEVEYDDGTTINFYRRERPELYFSDDGLMTPLLLTTGVQPQNSPQSYSIVVPLGAAGVKAQGK
- a CDS encoding uncharacterized protein (EggNog:ENOG41), which produces MAPIRVGIIGLGAKEAGLLSVGSWAASALLPSFLNSPHYEVVAVSNSSVASSQRSIDFHKLGPNVKAYGSPEDIANDPNVDLVAVSINVGHHYVVTKPALLAKKQVFVEWPLGANTVEAEELTKLARDANLKTIIGTQFISDPALVKLKELVASGAIGKVTSSEAQLAPTFGPPDVWGADATYYLDLKTGGNEFHIALAHCKCNPTRTFAIWATTEANGDTQNSPCRLCGCVGRLCYRQGVVCHTISHSQASRPQHWQDCQPVISQKGPGPHVRPRRPQQRCPRQRQLSPDDGHCWQDHALDHHRYRGRDRVHH
- a CDS encoding uncharacterized protein (EggNog:ENOG41~TransMembrane:8 (o20-39i51-71o119-143i155-176o182-202i214-236o242-263i275-296o)), giving the protein MLVVGMWYTKQEQVLRSSIWFSFSGGSLLISPVINFGLAHIQSNRLHPWQIMYLFAGSLSFLWGIALLFIFPDTPELAKGFTESERERVIERMRLNNAGTTNTTVNLSQIMEALLEYQFWGLIILSLLSCTGAAVVTQFASIVFSGMGFNAYDSLLLNLPTGAMAFICVLGSGYLGRHWNNSRFYIISLSCLPVILGCSLLWKVDNKGAKIFGFYLLNFFSAAWVQCIGLGTSNAGGYTKKAVYAAGTFIGYSLGNVTGSLLFDQKFAPAFSQSFTGILVCFAVCFFLAPVVRVMLDRENKNRTKLYGPPTFDKALEDLSDKENTSFRYAL